One part of the Paraglaciecola sp. L3A3 genome encodes these proteins:
- a CDS encoding response regulator transcription factor, whose amino-acid sequence MKILIVDDHTLFREGLSYVLENLAHAITTIEANNYQEAVNRLELEPDIDLVLLDLALPGENGFTLLDFCRNQFPTISVVVLSATKQQSDLMQAIKGGAMGFIPKDASSKTMLSALRSIMQGDIYFPASISEQPTAENQNTSDAFTPRQKEVIIKMMQGLSNKKIALEMDIAEATIKMHVTAIFKHLGVNNRTEATLAAQKLGVF is encoded by the coding sequence ATGAAAATTTTAATTGTTGATGACCATACTCTTTTTCGTGAAGGTCTAAGTTACGTGCTCGAGAATTTAGCACATGCAATTACAACGATTGAGGCCAACAACTACCAAGAAGCAGTTAATCGGTTGGAATTAGAGCCTGATATAGATCTAGTACTACTGGATTTAGCTTTGCCTGGTGAAAATGGTTTTACACTTTTAGATTTTTGTAGAAATCAATTCCCTACTATTTCGGTCGTCGTTTTGTCTGCCACAAAACAACAGAGTGACTTAATGCAGGCTATCAAAGGTGGCGCCATGGGATTTATTCCTAAAGACGCCTCCAGTAAAACCATGTTGAGCGCACTGCGTTCTATTATGCAAGGTGACATATATTTTCCAGCGTCAATAAGCGAACAACCCACAGCCGAAAATCAAAACACATCAGATGCGTTTACCCCAAGACAAAAAGAAGTCATTATTAAGATGATGCAAGGCTTATCTAATAAAAAAATAGCGCTAGAGATGGATATTGCTGAGGCAACTATTAAAATGCATGTCACTGCGATATTTAAACATTTAGGTGTAAACAATAGAACTGAAGCAACGCTCGCTGCACAGAAGTTAGGCGTTTTCTAG
- a CDS encoding DUF2721 domain-containing protein produces the protein MATINELAQVIQIVVAPIFMLTGIAGFLNVMSGRLGRIVDRARIMERRVHTIKNPEFLEQSEFELKNLWRRITLINSSIGLCTACALFVCSVVVLLFLGDLLLFDFSRIIMTLFVIALFLLIFALLAFLKEVQLATRTLKMGKEIVEDEST, from the coding sequence GTGGCAACAATCAACGAACTGGCGCAAGTCATACAAATAGTGGTCGCTCCTATTTTTATGTTGACCGGCATTGCAGGTTTTTTAAATGTTATGTCTGGCCGATTAGGCCGTATAGTTGATAGAGCGCGTATAATGGAGCGCCGGGTCCATACCATTAAAAATCCAGAATTTCTTGAACAATCAGAATTCGAATTAAAAAACCTCTGGCGCAGGATCACCTTAATCAATAGCTCTATTGGTTTATGTACAGCTTGTGCATTATTTGTTTGTTCTGTAGTGGTATTGCTATTTTTAGGGGACTTATTGTTGTTTGATTTTAGCCGGATCATTATGACCTTGTTCGTTATCGCCTTATTTTTATTAATTTTTGCTTTGTTAGCTTTTTTAAAAGAAGTACAACTAGCCACCAGAACATTAAAAATGGGTAAGGAAATAGTCGAAGATGAATCGACTTAA
- a CDS encoding YHYH protein — MNWINKKTLLTAVFICVISLWGCTGSSDNETSGEQQTETTSETIVPVDPYHFVSNALVDSIAIETCTLSNGEQADCYRIVIAGVPANHDIGVFCPTDIYSTADEGGIWFDGSGEVYDITGEFILNLANLYNDDKWLLYDPETGLVNVTDTEEKCDGAARPDVEEQYQNHCVVCSIDYVDGGISKEYLIPVTPVAASTFNSLGRAEPGVSLNGVTLAAPAPVDAILGAYTIAAFDDCAGHINLNEGYHYHGAAGCNDIIAQDDGHAAMFGYALDGYGIFAMLDNEGKESTDLDECRGHIDAVRGYHYHAASVAENMFIGCFRGETARSF, encoded by the coding sequence ATGAATTGGATCAACAAAAAAACGTTGCTAACAGCTGTATTTATCTGCGTGATAAGTTTGTGGGGTTGTACCGGCAGCAGTGACAATGAAACAAGTGGCGAACAACAAACAGAAACAACCAGCGAAACCATAGTACCTGTCGATCCTTATCATTTCGTTAGTAATGCTTTAGTCGACAGTATAGCTATTGAGACTTGCACTTTAAGTAATGGCGAACAAGCAGATTGTTACCGCATAGTGATTGCAGGGGTACCAGCCAACCACGACATAGGTGTATTTTGCCCTACCGATATTTATAGCACCGCTGATGAAGGGGGAATTTGGTTCGACGGAAGTGGCGAAGTGTATGATATTACAGGGGAGTTCATTCTGAATTTGGCGAACTTATATAATGACGACAAATGGTTGTTATACGATCCTGAAACCGGCCTAGTCAATGTCACTGATACTGAAGAAAAATGTGACGGAGCCGCCAGACCCGATGTCGAAGAACAATACCAAAACCATTGCGTAGTGTGTTCAATTGATTATGTAGATGGCGGGATAAGTAAAGAATATTTAATTCCTGTCACCCCCGTAGCCGCATCCACCTTCAATTCACTTGGTCGAGCTGAGCCAGGGGTATCTCTAAATGGCGTGACCTTAGCGGCGCCCGCACCTGTAGATGCCATTTTAGGCGCCTATACCATAGCGGCCTTTGATGATTGTGCTGGGCATATTAATTTAAACGAAGGTTATCATTACCATGGAGCGGCAGGTTGTAATGACATTATTGCTCAAGATGATGGTCATGCCGCCATGTTTGGTTATGCATTAGATGGTTACGGTATTTTTGCCATGTTAGATAACGAAGGTAAAGAATCGACTGATCTTGATGAATGTCGCGGGCATATAGATGCTGTCCGTGGTTACCATTACCATGCAGCGAGTGTGGCTGAAAATATGTTCATTGGTTGTTTTCGTGGCGAAACAGCGCGAAGTTTTTAG
- the rimO gene encoding 30S ribosomal protein S12 methylthiotransferase RimO: MTVEQYNPNAAKKSSNSAESQTTTLNIPAKIIEQQAEQNQSSKSGSKIGFISLGCPKNLVDSERILTQLRTEGYEVVPSYDNADMVIVNTCGFIDSAVQESLDTIGEALAENGKVLVTGCLGAKKDEIIELHPNVLGVTGPHAYDEVLTQVHQHLAKPVHNPFIDLVPPQGVKLTPKHYAYLKISEGCNHRCTFCIIPSMRGDLDSRPVGDVLGEAQRLVKAGVKELLVISQDTSAYGVDVKHKTDFWDGMPVKTHMQQLCEELGKQGVWVRLHYVYPYPHVDKIIPLMAEGKILPYLDIPFQHANKRILKLMKRPGSSERVLERIAKWREMCPELVIRSTFIVGFPGETEEEFEELLEFLKEAQLDRVGCFKYSPVEGATANALPDHVADNVMEDRLQRFMAVQAEISAAKLQARIGQEYLVLIDEVDSEGAIGRSYMDAPEVDGKVYLTDEFDVEPGDQIWVQIIHADEHDVWGVRVED, encoded by the coding sequence ATGACAGTAGAACAATACAACCCAAACGCAGCTAAAAAAAGCAGTAACTCAGCTGAAAGTCAAACGACGACCTTAAACATTCCAGCTAAAATCATTGAGCAGCAGGCTGAACAAAATCAGTCGAGCAAAAGTGGCTCAAAAATTGGATTTATCTCTTTGGGTTGTCCAAAAAACCTTGTGGACTCTGAACGAATTTTGACTCAACTTCGCACTGAAGGTTACGAAGTGGTACCTAGTTACGACAATGCTGATATGGTGATTGTAAACACCTGTGGCTTTATTGATTCTGCTGTACAAGAGTCTTTGGATACCATAGGTGAAGCCCTTGCAGAAAACGGCAAAGTATTAGTAACCGGTTGTTTAGGTGCAAAAAAAGATGAAATCATCGAGTTACACCCTAATGTGTTAGGGGTGACAGGCCCTCATGCTTATGATGAAGTACTGACCCAAGTACATCAGCATTTAGCCAAACCAGTACACAATCCATTTATTGATTTAGTGCCACCACAAGGCGTTAAATTAACCCCTAAACATTATGCTTATTTAAAAATATCTGAAGGGTGTAATCACAGATGTACCTTTTGCATTATTCCCTCAATGCGAGGCGACTTAGACTCTCGCCCTGTGGGTGATGTGTTAGGCGAAGCACAACGTTTGGTTAAAGCTGGGGTCAAAGAATTATTGGTTATTTCTCAAGATACCTCAGCCTACGGTGTTGATGTAAAACATAAAACTGATTTTTGGGATGGCATGCCAGTTAAAACTCACATGCAACAATTGTGTGAAGAGTTAGGCAAACAAGGGGTGTGGGTGCGCTTGCATTATGTTTACCCCTACCCTCATGTAGACAAAATCATTCCATTAATGGCCGAAGGTAAAATTTTACCTTATTTAGACATTCCTTTTCAGCATGCCAACAAACGTATTCTTAAATTAATGAAACGTCCGGGTAGTTCAGAGCGTGTATTAGAACGTATTGCCAAGTGGCGCGAGATGTGTCCAGAATTAGTCATTCGTTCTACTTTTATTGTGGGCTTCCCAGGTGAAACCGAAGAAGAATTTGAAGAATTATTAGAATTTTTAAAAGAAGCACAGCTAGACCGCGTAGGTTGTTTTAAATATTCACCGGTAGAAGGAGCAACAGCCAATGCCCTGCCTGATCATGTTGCTGATAATGTAATGGAAGACAGGCTACAACGCTTTATGGCAGTACAAGCTGAGATTAGCGCCGCCAAGCTACAAGCTCGAATAGGCCAAGAATACCTAGTGTTGATTGATGAAGTAGACAGCGAAGGTGCCATTGGCCGCTCTTATATGGATGCACCAGAAGTTGACGGTAAAGTGTATTTAACCGATGAATTTGATGTAGAGCCTGGCGATCAGATTTGGGTGCAAATTATTCATGCCGACGAACACGATGTTTGGGGTGTGCGCGTCGAAGATTGA
- a CDS encoding ATP-binding protein: MKLQKKLFLLLFGFSLFLVSILVLLMQWSIGKGMVDYVNSKEIETLKPVVLELAKEYQVKNNWQDMLGRHDKFRSLIFAQLQGSDFDVRKNEPPPRPRPFSGPESMQNAQSQNRPSSRPMDGRRPPPQNESHYVLLDKNQNFVVGSYLESLEYSQTPITVGKEVVGYFAVSKRNSLTQGYELDFLQQQQEYLWVIALLLMSLVGLVTFSLARHVIEPIKQITLGMHKLTQGDYQQSIDLDRRDELGDLSRDYNELAITLAANESARKRWLANISHELRTPVAILRGELEAMLDNVRPLTIKNIGSANDEVKHLQRLIDDLNLLTSADIGGMHYRKQTENLTALIQGEVEKYQGYLADAGITLKLMFDKPEINVYGDKTRLCQLFENIINNCIKYASASELQISLLVDDKHYASNDSAVIVKFSDNGVGVDEQHFEHLFEHLYRVEDSRNRKTGGSGLGLSICRHIVQAHQGQISAEKSPLGGLAIVITLPLA; encoded by the coding sequence ATGAAATTACAGAAAAAGCTGTTTTTATTATTATTTGGATTTAGTTTGTTTTTGGTCAGCATTCTGGTTTTACTAATGCAGTGGAGCATAGGTAAAGGTATGGTTGACTATGTAAATAGCAAAGAGATTGAAACCTTAAAACCTGTGGTACTTGAATTAGCCAAAGAGTACCAAGTAAAGAATAATTGGCAGGATATGCTGGGCCGGCACGATAAATTTAGATCATTAATTTTTGCTCAGTTGCAGGGCTCTGATTTTGATGTGAGAAAAAATGAGCCTCCACCCAGACCTCGTCCTTTTTCTGGCCCTGAGTCTATGCAAAATGCGCAGTCACAAAACAGACCATCTTCCAGACCTATGGATGGCCGCCGTCCTCCTCCTCAAAATGAGTCTCATTATGTATTACTGGATAAAAATCAAAACTTTGTGGTGGGCAGTTATCTAGAGTCTTTAGAATATAGTCAAACACCTATTACAGTAGGTAAGGAAGTGGTGGGATATTTTGCTGTGTCTAAGCGCAATAGCCTGACCCAAGGTTATGAATTAGACTTTTTACAGCAGCAACAAGAGTATCTGTGGGTGATTGCTTTGCTGTTAATGAGTTTAGTGGGGTTAGTGACTTTTTCTTTAGCTCGCCATGTGATTGAACCCATTAAACAAATTACCCTTGGTATGCATAAGCTAACCCAAGGTGATTATCAGCAGTCTATTGATTTAGATAGACGTGACGAGTTGGGCGATCTCAGTCGAGACTATAACGAACTAGCCATAACCTTGGCTGCCAATGAGTCTGCTAGAAAACGTTGGTTAGCGAATATTTCTCATGAATTACGTACTCCGGTTGCTATTTTGCGGGGCGAACTCGAGGCAATGCTAGACAATGTTAGGCCACTGACCATCAAAAATATTGGCTCTGCTAATGATGAGGTCAAACACCTACAAAGGCTGATTGATGATTTAAACCTGTTAACCAGTGCTGATATAGGTGGCATGCATTATCGCAAACAGACTGAAAATCTAACGGCTTTAATTCAAGGAGAGGTGGAAAAGTACCAAGGGTATTTAGCTGATGCAGGTATTACTCTTAAGCTTATGTTTGATAAGCCTGAAATTAATGTTTACGGCGATAAAACTAGGTTATGTCAATTGTTTGAAAATATTATTAATAACTGTATTAAGTATGCATCGGCCAGTGAGTTACAGATTTCTTTGCTGGTTGACGATAAGCATTATGCCAGTAATGATTCGGCAGTCATTGTAAAATTTTCAGATAACGGTGTAGGGGTAGATGAGCAGCATTTTGAGCATTTATTTGAGCACCTATACCGGGTGGAAGATTCGCGCAATAGAAAAACCGGCGGTTCTGGTTTGGGTTTATCTATTTGTCGCCACATAGTACAAGCTCATCAAGGGCAAATTAGCGCAGAAAAATCGCCACTTGGTGGTTTAGCCATTGTTATCACATTACCTTTAGCTTAA
- a CDS encoding response regulator, producing the protein MSNLILIVEDEIKLASLLADYFSLTEYSPHMIHHGDDVIPWVKENNPSAILLDIMLPGKNGIDLCKEIRQFSNVPILMVTAKVEEIDRLLGLELGADDYICKPFSPREVVARVKAVLRRTQTIETVSDNLQLDENRLVVSFHQQECSLTSVEFQLLKRLAEQPERIFSRDQLMDNMYSDHRIVNNRTIDSHIKKLRKKLIEISDGKDWIQSVYGAGYRLVL; encoded by the coding sequence ATGTCCAATTTAATATTAATAGTCGAAGATGAAATTAAGTTAGCGTCTTTGCTAGCAGATTATTTTAGTCTGACCGAATACAGCCCACATATGATCCACCATGGCGATGATGTGATCCCTTGGGTCAAAGAAAATAACCCCAGTGCCATTTTATTAGACATTATGTTACCAGGTAAAAATGGCATAGATTTGTGCAAAGAAATTAGACAGTTCTCGAATGTGCCGATATTGATGGTCACCGCTAAAGTAGAAGAAATTGATCGTTTACTGGGTTTAGAGTTAGGAGCAGATGATTATATTTGTAAACCTTTTAGTCCTAGAGAAGTGGTGGCTAGAGTAAAAGCGGTACTAAGAAGAACACAAACGATTGAGACGGTGAGTGACAATTTACAACTCGATGAAAATCGCTTAGTTGTGAGTTTTCATCAACAAGAATGCAGCTTAACCTCCGTTGAATTTCAACTGTTGAAAAGACTAGCAGAACAACCTGAGCGAATTTTTAGTCGCGATCAACTAATGGATAATATGTATTCTGATCATCGTATTGTGAATAACCGCACCATAGACAGCCATATTAAAAAGCTCCGTAAAAAACTGATTGAAATTAGTGATGGCAAAGATTGGATCCAATCTGTGTATGGCGCTGGTTATCGTTTAGTCTTGTAG
- a CDS encoding transposase, with amino-acid sequence MEKWSIQKLFQSQFDGAASTLNVPLYQFKAAQAISGCRTETMGSHAQYCANGHLCGVFYNSCRHRGCPQCQYAAKERWLAEWSARLLNVQHHHWIFTVPHELLMLWRYNREWFQNQMYLAVSNTIKQLSRTKAHLGAQPGYLLALHTWGRNLSEHPHIHCLITHGGLDDSGKWKSPKRAVMFPVKVMRRLFRGKFLSGVKQALADGMLVFPPEQQARQLTNLSNKLGRIDWQVYACAPYAHGLGVAKYLARYMRGGAINNSQIVAVKNNVLTFKYKSHQTKKTERQQVSLPKFSRMVLRHLPLKGKPTIRYYGVYHPTEVAKLNLARAQFKQPVFMGIQLPTWQDILNKLGTTLSCPECGSQERIAAAPVKR; translated from the coding sequence ATGGAAAAATGGTCAATTCAAAAACTGTTTCAATCGCAATTTGATGGAGCAGCATCTACACTCAACGTTCCTCTATATCAGTTTAAGGCTGCACAAGCGATTAGCGGCTGTCGTACTGAAACTATGGGCAGTCATGCTCAATATTGTGCCAATGGTCATCTTTGTGGCGTATTTTATAATTCCTGCCGACATCGCGGTTGTCCTCAGTGCCAATATGCTGCGAAGGAGCGGTGGTTAGCTGAGTGGTCTGCGCGGTTATTGAATGTTCAGCACCACCATTGGATCTTCACTGTGCCACACGAGTTGCTGATGTTATGGCGATATAATCGAGAATGGTTTCAGAACCAAATGTACCTTGCGGTATCGAATACTATCAAGCAACTTAGTCGCACTAAAGCGCATTTAGGAGCTCAACCGGGCTATTTACTGGCGTTACATACCTGGGGCAGAAACTTGAGTGAGCATCCTCATATTCATTGTTTAATCACCCATGGTGGTTTGGATGACTCCGGTAAATGGAAGAGTCCTAAGCGTGCAGTGATGTTTCCGGTGAAGGTCATGAGGCGTTTATTTCGTGGCAAGTTTTTGTCGGGCGTTAAACAAGCTTTAGCCGATGGTATGTTGGTTTTTCCGCCGGAGCAGCAAGCAAGACAATTGACTAACCTGAGCAATAAACTCGGTCGAATTGACTGGCAGGTTTATGCCTGTGCGCCTTATGCACATGGCTTAGGCGTGGCTAAATATTTAGCTCGATACATGCGCGGTGGTGCGATCAATAACAGTCAGATCGTCGCAGTAAAAAACAACGTGCTCACGTTTAAATATAAATCTCATCAAACTAAAAAGACCGAACGACAACAGGTTAGTCTGCCCAAATTTAGCCGTATGGTGCTGAGGCATCTGCCATTAAAAGGCAAACCGACAATTCGCTATTACGGGGTATATCATCCAACAGAGGTAGCCAAACTTAATTTGGCAAGAGCGCAATTTAAACAACCAGTATTTATGGGGATCCAGTTGCCTACATGGCAAGACATACTCAATAAATTAGGTACAACATTAAGTTGTCCAGAATGCGGGAGTCAGGAGCGAATAGCGGCGGCACCAGTTAAACGCTAA
- the ltrA gene encoding group II intron reverse transcriptase/maturase: protein MKAKCYRAGDIKRVFIPKSHGKQRPLGLPTVDDKLVQQSVSQILQSIWEADFLPNSYGYRPNKSAHQAVHSLSLNLQFKGYGYIVEADIKGFFDNIDHNWLMEMLKQRIDDNALLSLIGQWLKARIKSPEGEYLKPQSGTPQGGIISPVLANIYLHYALDLWFEKKIKPRMRGRAMLIRYADDFVCAFQYANDAERFYSVLPKRLKKFKLDTAPEKTSLIRFSRFHPSRKRQFVFLGFAFYWGIDAKGKPRLRRRTASQKQRSSLSEFYHFIKAKRSQKLATWLPQLKRKLTGFRNYFGLPDNSRSVSKLYNYVLHSLYKWLNRRSGRRSYNWCNFKKMLEYFQIQKLRVSKRVIHVDWY, encoded by the coding sequence TTGAAAGCTAAGTGCTATCGAGCAGGTGACATTAAGCGTGTATTCATACCCAAAAGTCATGGTAAACAACGCCCATTAGGCTTACCCACAGTGGATGACAAACTGGTACAGCAAAGCGTGAGTCAGATACTGCAAAGTATCTGGGAAGCGGATTTCTTGCCTAACAGTTATGGTTATCGGCCAAATAAGAGTGCGCATCAGGCGGTGCATAGCTTGAGTTTGAATCTTCAGTTTAAAGGTTATGGCTATATTGTTGAGGCAGACATTAAAGGCTTCTTCGATAATATTGACCACAACTGGCTGATGGAGATGCTTAAACAACGCATTGATGATAACGCGCTCTTGAGCTTAATCGGGCAATGGTTGAAAGCACGAATAAAATCGCCAGAAGGGGAGTATCTCAAACCACAAAGCGGTACACCACAAGGCGGTATCATTAGCCCCGTGCTAGCTAATATCTATTTGCATTATGCATTGGATTTATGGTTTGAGAAGAAGATAAAACCTCGCATGAGAGGCAGGGCTATGCTGATACGTTACGCAGATGATTTTGTGTGTGCGTTTCAGTATGCCAATGATGCCGAACGGTTTTACAGCGTGTTGCCAAAACGACTCAAGAAATTCAAACTGGATACGGCACCAGAAAAGACCAGCCTAATAAGGTTCAGTCGATTCCATCCAAGTCGTAAGCGCCAGTTTGTGTTCTTGGGGTTTGCGTTTTACTGGGGCATTGATGCAAAAGGTAAACCGAGATTAAGGCGACGAACTGCGAGTCAAAAGCAGCGAAGTAGCCTGAGCGAATTTTACCATTTCATCAAAGCCAAACGCTCGCAGAAACTAGCGACTTGGCTACCTCAATTAAAACGCAAACTCACAGGGTTTAGAAATTACTTTGGGCTACCCGACAACAGCCGTAGCGTAAGTAAGCTATATAATTATGTGCTACATAGTTTGTACAAATGGCTGAACAGGCGCAGTGGTCGTCGAAGTTACAATTGGTGTAATTTTAAGAAGATGTTAGAGTATTTCCAAATACAGAAGCTACGAGTTAGCAAAAGAGTGATCCATGTTGACTGGTATTAA